The genomic stretch CTTCTCGTTCACCGCCAGGCTCCCCGACGAGCTGAAGGAGCAACTCCATGAGTTGTGGCCGCAGCCCCGGCGTTTTGTCGCGATTGAATTTGAACGCGGGGTGTTGAAATTCCTCATGATCGCGGGCCGTCCGGATCGCGAGCAGGTGCGCTATTTGAAAGTGAAATTTCTTTCCTCGGACAAGCATGAAGAAATTCTCAAAACCCTGCGCACCCACATGCAGGCGATGGGGTTGCCGCGCGGCGCGCGCGTCACGATCACCGTGCCCCAGCAGGACGTGCATGTCAAGCTCTGGCGGCTGCCCAGCCAGGACCCCGCAGAGCTGCGCCAAATGATCCGCTTTCGCCTGCAAAAAGAGATTCCACTGCCGATGGCGGACATTGTGTTCGACTATCGCCCGGTGGCGCAGGAGGCCGACGGCCACACCAGGATTCTGGTGGTCGTGGCGCGCCGCCAGAAAGTCGAGCATTACTCACGGTTGTGCCGGCAGGTGGGTTTGGTGGTGGAAGCCGTGCGCTTGAGCGGCGAGGCCACCTATCATGAATTTCGCAAGACCTTGCAGGCGTTGCCCGAACTGGCCTCGCAGTGTCTGGTGTTGGTCGATGTGGATTTTGCCGCGACCACCGTCAACATCATCGACCGCGGCAATCTGGTGTTTTGCCGCAGCCTGGCACGAAGCGTCAGCGATCTGATGGATCGCCTCACCGGGCCGTCCGCCAAACACGCGTATGTGGAGTGGATCGACGAGCTCGCCAGCGGCGTGGCAGATACCATCGCTGCATTTCAGCGACATGGTTGGCATGCGGCGTCCCAGCATGTGGTTCTCACCGGCTGGCTGCCGCAGGTGCGGGCCATCGGCGAGCGGTTGACGGATCATCTCGGCCTCACTGTCAGTTGGTTCGATCCGACCATTCCCCTGACAGCAACCGCGCAGACCGAAACGGAACTCACCACGCATCGCTGGTTCTCGATCGCGGCACTGTTGGGAATGGTGGAGAAGAACGGCCAGTCGCTGATGGATTTGCGGCCGGAAGCAGAGCGCCAGTCGCTGCGCCGGCGCGAGTTGCGGCGGCAATTGACCTATTTGGCGCTGCTGACCGTCTACCTGCTCGTGCTCATATGGGGCACCCTGACGCTGACGCTGCACCGGCGCGAGGCCAGGCTGGCGCAGCTTCGCCAGGAAATTGCCACCCTGCAACCGCGCGTCAAAGCGATCAAGCGATGGCAGCAGGCGCGCGAAGCCATGGCCAAACAGTTGGGCACGGATTTGACCGCAGCCGTGGTCGCACAAGTGCTCGAAGTTTTGCCCGCCGGCATCGAGTTGAATTCGCTCACCTTTGCACGCGGCGACGGCCTGCTCGTGCGCGGGACGGCCGGCAGTCTGGCGGAGGTGTTCGATCTGCCGCAATTCCTGGCGCCGCAGCCGGCTTTGGGCGAATGCGTGATTCACTCCGCCAACCGTCGCAAACAAACCGACGGAACCGAAATCGTGGAATTCGAGATGAAGATCGATTTGCAGACTCCGGACAAATCGGCAACCCACAACCCGGATGATTTGCCGCCCCCTTGAGCGCACACCGATTGTTCAAGAGGCGCCAGCGGAACACAGGTAACCGCCCACGCGCAGCGCCCGGGAACAAATGAAAGTTGGCCCGGCGCATATTTGCAAAGGCGCGATGACATCCCTTGCGCTAGGCGCCGGTCCCGACCGGTTGATTTCCGGGACGCCGGCTTTTGCTTTCTCTCTGCGATTGTTTGCCGGTGTGAAAAGGATCGAGTCGATGTGGGGGCAGTTCAAGCCTCCGGCATGGCAAAACTCTTCCGGCAAATATTTTCAACCGCGCCACAACACTGATGAAGGCTGCTGCTTTCCCGGCACGTCCCTGGGCACACGTTCATGATCGTCTCTGCCGGGTCGTGATGTGTCCGCCCGGGGTAAAATGATTTGAGAGGAGGGCGCCAGTCTGGCATTTTACCCGCGGCAGTGCAACTTGCCCGTGATCATTCTGCCCGTGACAGCGTTTCCGATATGCACAGACCTTTGACCTCACGTGAAAAACTGCTCGCCGGCCTGGCGGCGGGCATGGCTGCGCTTTATCTGCTGGTGGCATTCTTCCTGTCGCCGCTGCTCCACCGCATGCAAAGCATCGATTTGGAGTTGGCGGCCGCGCGCGCGGCACTCACACACCTGCGGAACGTCGTGCGCCTGGCCGAAAACATGACGGATGCCGGCCCGGCAAGCAGCGAGATGACCCCGGGCAACACCCCGATCGTCGCGCTGCTGCGCGACATTGCTGCAAGTGCGGGGCAGGGTGTGGCCATTCGCCGTTTGCGGCCGATGCCTGCAACGTCGATGGCGCGACCGCCAGGCGACGGGCACCGTGCCGCCGACACGTTCACCAATCTGCAGGTGCAAATCGATTGCACCGGGCGGTTGCCGGATTTGATGGCGTTCTTCGAGCGGCTGGAGAGCGGCAATGATCTCACACGCCTCCGACATTTTTATCTGACCCCGGAAAGCGGCGGCCAGCTTCACTGCCAGCTCATCGTCATGCGGATGGTGGCGTGGTGAGCGGCTTTGACCGCCGGTTGCATGCACTGGCATGCCCCGCCACCTTGCTGCATGCCCTTTGCTTTTGGGTGCTGCCTCCCCCGGCTCGCGGGGCAGCGCCAAAAAACATGGACGATTAGCTCAGTCAGGCAGAGCACTGGCTTACCCACCAGGGGCGATGGTTCGAATCCATCATCGTCCAACACATAGAAACCGAATGAAAAAGACTTCGACAGGCAAGATGGGATTACTCGCCAATTTGAATCACGGCCGGCATGACAGCGCGGGCGAACTGACGCCTGCGGGTGCGAATGGCGGGAAAGAAGGCGGCAGGATTCCAAAATTTTCAAAACCGGATTGGTTTACACGACGTGCCTGGCGGGAGGCGCCGCTGACATGCCTCAATCAGGTCCTGCGGCTCGGCTGTGTGTTGCTGACACTGGCCGCGCCGTTTTACCTGTTGTGGTATGATGCCGCGGTTGTCGACACGCTGGCGGCGGGCGGGCGAAATGCCTCGCGTTCCCAGTCGGACGCCACCGGCGCATCACCGGCAGCCGGGGAGGGGCAAGACGCGTCCGAGGCTGAAGCGGACGCTGAAGAAGCCGGTGAAGATTGGATCGATCAGGAATTTTCTTCCTCCGCCGATTCCATGATGAACGCCGCTGTGACCGAGGAGGAAGACAGCGACTCTGCCTCCACTGCCGCAGAGCAGGTGAGCGTCACGACACTCGCGCTGCCCCAACCGACCGTCGTCGCCACCCCGCTCAGCCCCTACGCTGCCATCGCCGCCCGCCGGCCTTTTTTTCGCACAGGTGTCGCAGCGCAGGCCTCGGCGCCGCTGGGTGCCGGCGAGGCGACGGACCTGACCCAGCGCTATCTCGTCGTCGGCATCCTGATGGGGCAAACACCCCGGGCCATGATCCGCGACCGCGGCAGCAACAGCGCAATGGTCGTTGCGAAAGGCCAGAGCCTGAATGGCTATCGCGTGCAGGAAATCCTGGCGGACCGCGTCATCCTGGAGTTGAATGGCCAGGTGGTTGAGCTGAAGATGTGACTGCAAACCCTGCCGCAACCCCGGCAGGCGTTGACGAACCGGGGTGTGGCGGCTCCGGAGAGCGTTGGTGCAAATGCAATCTCGTGGACTCCCCACACACGGAAGAATACCTGTGAACCTTACCAGCACCCGGACTCTGCGCATGGCGTCCGGGAAAATCACTGTCGTGCTTCTCAGCCTGTTGTTCGTCGCCGCCGGTGTCTTGCCGGCCCAGACACCCAATGGCCGGCAGCACAGAGTCAGCCTGCAGTTTCGCAACACCGATGTGCAGGACATTTTCACGCTGCTGGCGAGCGAGGGCAATCTGAAAATCGTGGCCAGCAAAGCGGTGCAGGGCGCATTGACGCTGTTCGTGGAGGATATCGGTGTGCTGGAGGCGCTGGATTTGGTGGTGGAGATGCTGGGTTTTGCCTACTATCAGGATCACGGCATCATCCGCGTGGTCACGGCGGAGGAATACCAAAGCCGTTTTGGCAAACCCTTCAAGGAGCGGATCAAAACCCGGGTGGTGAAGCTGCATCACGCCAATGCCGAGCAGGCATTGAAAACGGTGTATCCGCTGAAATCCAAAGACGGCAACGTGATTGCCGATGCGCGC from candidate division KSB1 bacterium encodes the following:
- the pilM gene encoding pilus assembly protein PilM; translated protein: MKTFSFTARLPDELKEQLHELWPQPRRFVAIEFERGVLKFLMIAGRPDREQVRYLKVKFLSSDKHEEILKTLRTHMQAMGLPRGARVTITVPQQDVHVKLWRLPSQDPAELRQMIRFRLQKEIPLPMADIVFDYRPVAQEADGHTRILVVVARRQKVEHYSRLCRQVGLVVEAVRLSGEATYHEFRKTLQALPELASQCLVLVDVDFAATTVNIIDRGNLVFCRSLARSVSDLMDRLTGPSAKHAYVEWIDELASGVADTIAAFQRHGWHAASQHVVLTGWLPQVRAIGERLTDHLGLTVSWFDPTIPLTATAQTETELTTHRWFSIAALLGMVEKNGQSLMDLRPEAERQSLRRRELRRQLTYLALLTVYLLVLIWGTLTLTLHRREARLAQLRQEIATLQPRVKAIKRWQQAREAMAKQLGTDLTAAVVAQVLEVLPAGIELNSLTFARGDGLLVRGTAGSLAEVFDLPQFLAPQPALGECVIHSANRRKQTDGTEIVEFEMKIDLQTPDKSATHNPDDLPPP